One part of the Aspergillus luchuensis IFO 4308 DNA, chromosome 5, nearly complete sequence genome encodes these proteins:
- a CDS encoding uncharacterized protein (COG:S;~EggNog:ENOG410PN7M) — protein MYAYTLMETSATTQEPIYGDGQADGTKGDKVTMHYKFDGSTGSYTQTVLINGKTASTLSTSDGKALGWGSAVEYAEDNCDTVGDHSWTNATIILDVADPNYINALAKGCGVSGNMSTSDSGKTWTVTTINIPEYSFPS, from the exons ATGTACGCTTACACTCTCATGGAGACTAGCG CCACTACCCAGGAGCCCATCTACGGTGATGGCCAGGCAGACGGCACTAAGGGCGACAAGGTCACCATGCACT ACAAGTTCGATGGCTCGACCGGCAGCTACACCCAGACCGTTCTGATCAACGGCAAGACCgcctccaccctctccaccagcgATGGCAAGGCCTTGGGCTGGGGAAGCGCTGTCGAGTATGCCGAGGACAACTGCGACACTGTCGGTGATCACT CTTGGACTAACGCCACGATCATCCTCGATGTTGCTGACCCCAACTACATCAACGCCCTCGCCAAGGGTTGCGGCGTCTCTGGCAACATGTCTACCAGCGATAGCGGCAAGACATGGACTGTTACCACCATTAACATTCCCGAGTACTCTTTCCCTAGCTAA
- a CDS encoding uncharacterized protein (InterPro:IPR002110,IPR020683,IPR036770;~PFAM:PF13606,PF12796;~go_function: GO:0005515 - protein binding [Evidence IEA]): MVNHLKKQQKSKEASKKIADVPVVLFISSNVEDRGRSPMKKLETFHCTLGDRFGRDREFYSTTKDEDGMTPLHYAARLLPTGSISWVEHEEERQKWNLLLKGFNQDDLNVQDEDGRTPLSHAAEVGSAWVVDKLIKTGADLYQCDQNGRSPLSWAAQSGERESMEILSWNAGVFDDKDNRGWTPCHYFLQREPESHSQEVGHLAWRKVFSSISVSTRVAADYISTSLLSTPTACGLTLLSRAVQLDRILIAAILLTIEDIDIGVPDGDGKTPLWRAIEAGNREITELLWNYDDNGL, encoded by the exons ATGGTTAATCATCTAAAGAAACAACAAAAGTCGAAAGAAGCCTCTAAGAAAATTGCGGATGTGCCAGTAGTCCTCTTTATATCCTCTAATGTTGAAGACAGGGGAAGATCCCCaatgaagaagttggagacATTTCATTGCACTCTGGGCGATCGCTTTGGGCGAGATCGTGAGTTCTATTCAACTACcaaagatgaggatggtatGACGCCGCTTCATTACGCAGCACGGTTATTGCCAACGGGTTCCATTTCATGGGTGGAACATGAGGAGGAGCGGCAGAAATGGAACTTGCTTCTAAAAGGCTTTAATCAGGATGACCTGAACGtgcaggatgaagatggtcgtACCCCACTCTCTCATGCGGCAGAGGTTGGAAGCGCATGGGTTGTGGATAAGCTGATCAAAACTGGAGCTGATCTCTACCAATGCGACCAAAACGGACGATCGCCCTTATCTTGGGCAGCGCAATCCGGAGAAAGAGAATCGATGGAGATACTGAGTTGGAATGCCGGTGTCTTTGATGACAAGGACAACCGAGGCTGGACGCCCTGTCATTATTTTCTACAACGGGAGCCTGA AAGCCATTCCCAAGAGGTCGGACACCTTGCCTGGCGCAAGGTGTTCTCGAGTATTAGCGTGTCGACGCGAGTGGCAGCCGACTATATCAGCACGTCCTTGTTATCTACGCCTACTGCTTGTGGCCTCACTTTGCTGTCGCGTGCTGTCCAGCTTGATAGAATTCTGATCGCCGCAATACTCCTCACCATCGAGGATATCGACATAGGCGTGCCAGACGGGGATGGTAAAACGCCACTCTGGAGAGCAATAGAAGCCGGAAATCGCGAAATCACCGAGTTACTATGGaattatgatgat AATGGGTTGTAA
- a CDS encoding uncharacterized protein (COG:S;~EggNog:ENOG410Q1UX;~TransMembrane:1 (o333-350i)) translates to MPDVIVSFQNSPRYGEVGCESLPEDSLAKLAGSLIEILTKAQILTPVQLADVLQRARKVNAIQSWAVSRGSEVIACSHPTGEDDNIPATTYENITNTGNQLTSHGDALPQSRTQPDRIEPRIDIRKTRTTVPDKRRRGGERISKLKSPATPSIAQMPGEGSERPINHGTPLHLIPDRTICLLRKACRAPEDGQWLRRADFEQVLRLSARLIDPAPRTVLEPLLDSWNANVSQGLHALGLPLEWIGVEAAATYAVMLKNNMVPDAVGQRAARMLLVLNYEEMCHFPECYCPRPRRAAEQKKAYVMNCIAHACGLGDPSKSERDLIHNYLRQGRWLWVIASIVGLGFALICSEELMSTIKNVSLTNNGVNALATHTFYARPAMVALLHSLESAVAHLMSGKISRNLYEAIQDESGILGQSALLQMNEVDRVHLNVQHAGYQDSIDLEAVIQDLKNRILANFLGRQLALKHYSPLQTII, encoded by the exons ATGCCGGATGTCATCGTCAGCTTTCAG AATTCCCCTAGGTATGGCGAAGTGGGATGTGAGAGCTTACCAGAAGACAGCCTGGCAAAG CTTGCAGGGAGTCTGATTGAGATCCTGACAAAAGCACAAATCCTGACTCCTGTCCAACTCGCCGATGTACTCCAAAGGGCTCGCAAGGTCAACGCTATTCAATCATGGGCCGTAAGCAGAGGTAGCGAAGTGATTGCGTGCAGCCACCCCACAGGCGAAG ACGACAACATTCCTGCCACTACATACGAGAACATCACGAACACAGGAAACCAGCTGACATCCCACGGAGATGCCCTTCCACAAAGCAGAACCCAACCAGATAGAATCGAGCCTCGCATTGACATACGGAAGACTCGGACGACTGTACcagacaaaagaagaagaggaggggaaagaataaGCAAACTCAAGTCTCCAGCCACCCCTTCAATAGCCCAAATGCCAGGCGAGGGCTCCGAGAGGCCGATCAACCATGGTACACCGTTACATCTAATCCCAGATCGTACTATCTGCCTTTTGCGAAAGGCTTGCAGGGCTCCGGAAGACGGTCAATGGCTCAGAAGAGCCGATTTTGAGCAAGTTCTGAGGCTCAGTGCACGTCTGATTGACCCTGCACCACGCACTGTTTTGGAGCCACTGTTGGATTCCTGGAATGCAAACGTTTCCCAAGGCCTCCATGCATTGGGACTGCCATTAGAGTGGATCGGTGTTGAAGCGGCAGCTACTTACGCTGTTATGCTCAAAAATAACATGGTTCCAGATGCAGTGGGCCAGCGAGCCGCGCGGATGCTGCTGGTCCTGAATTATGAAGAAATGTGCCATTTCCCAGAGTGCTACTGTCCACGACCCCGACgagcagcagagcaaaagaaggCATATGTGATGAACTGCATTGCTCACGCCTGTGGTCTGGGGGATCCCTCCAAGAGCGAACGTGACTTGATACACAATTACCTCAGACAAGGTAGATGGTTGTGGGTCATTGCTAGCATAGTAGGTCTGGGCTTCGCACTGATATGTAGCGAGGAATTGATGTCCACCAT CAAGAATGTTAGTCTAACCAACAACGGGGTCAATGCCCTTGCCACACACACTTTCTACGCACGACCAGCAATGGTGGCGTTGCTTCATTCTCTGGAATCAGCAGTGGCACATCTGATGTCCGGGAAGATATCCAGAAACCTATACGAGGCCATCCAGGATGAGTCCGGCATATTAGGACAATCTGCTTTGCTTCAAATGAACGAAGTAGACCGGGTTCATCTGAATGTGCAACACGCAGGGTATCAGGACTCGATTGATTTAGAAGCCGTCATCCAGGATTTGAAGAACAGAATATTGGCAAACTTCCTAGGGAGGCAACTTGCGTTAAAACATTATTCTCCGCTCCAAACGATAATTTGA